In Acaryochloris marina S15, a single genomic region encodes these proteins:
- a CDS encoding winged helix-turn-helix domain-containing protein yields MSRVSTVKPHLTVDEVKDKIATAPTARCQQKWMIIYNALVDPRPAIEIATHTATSLRTVHQVISAYNRLGAAAIAPRAKRKKNPGAYLSIEEEIEFLESFIERAQQGHLTTVQEIQTAFETKVETSVAPSTIYRLLDRHGWRKLMPRPSHPNGNKAAREAFKKTFGGWSKPL; encoded by the coding sequence ATGAGTCGAGTTAGTACAGTTAAACCGCATCTAACAGTGGATGAGGTGAAAGACAAAATTGCTACGGCTCCGACTGCCCGCTGTCAGCAAAAATGGATGATTATTTATAACGCCCTGGTAGATCCTCGCCCAGCTATCGAAATAGCCACGCATACTGCTACTAGTCTTCGAACGGTCCATCAGGTGATTTCCGCTTACAATCGCCTAGGAGCAGCAGCAATTGCTCCTAGGGCTAAACGGAAGAAGAATCCCGGTGCTTATCTGAGTATCGAAGAAGAGATTGAATTTTTAGAATCGTTTATTGAACGTGCTCAACAAGGTCATTTAACAACGGTTCAAGAGATCCAAACGGCCTTTGAGACTAAAGTGGAGACGTCAGTGGCACCCAGTACTATCTATCGTTTGCTAGACCGACACGGATGGCGCAAACTCATGCCTCGTCCGTCCCATCCCAATGGAAACAAAGCGGCACGAGAGGCTTTTAAAAAAACTTTCGGGGGCTGGTCCAAACCGCTGTAG
- a CDS encoding N-acetylmuramoyl-L-alanine amidase, giving the protein MPAQRRLWNCKMRKASWVLPLALSLFCWADSASAGQLTYWKFNSKKSRIDLITNSATKPRAKVVMNPTRLVIDLPNTTFRKLKARRKISKYVREVRVAQHNRKTTRVVVELSKKYTLSPRRVLVRGIAPNRWYIQLPKFFPLKDAKKSSRKTIAIRVPPPKIPKPSISSPGPIVSKPVKSGAKVVVIDPGHGGADPGAVGIGGIQEKRVVLDVSTQVHNLLRKRGINAVLTRSGDREVDLPPRVAKAEGARADVFVSIHANAISLSRPDINGLETYYYVTGYRLARAIHTSIRRAVSVGDRGIRQARFYVLRKSSMPAVLVELGFLTGRTDAAKLRTAAHRKRLAEAIAQGIVNYLQGK; this is encoded by the coding sequence TTGCCTGCTCAGAGACGACTGTGGAATTGCAAGATGAGGAAAGCCAGCTGGGTATTGCCCCTCGCTTTAAGCCTATTCTGCTGGGCGGACAGTGCATCAGCAGGACAGCTCACCTACTGGAAGTTTAATTCTAAAAAAAGTCGCATTGATCTGATTACGAATTCAGCAACTAAGCCGCGGGCAAAAGTGGTGATGAACCCGACCCGACTGGTGATTGACCTTCCCAATACCACCTTTCGTAAACTGAAAGCCCGCCGCAAAATCAGCAAGTATGTCCGAGAAGTGCGGGTGGCTCAACATAACCGTAAAACCACACGCGTGGTCGTGGAGCTGAGCAAAAAATATACCTTAAGCCCCCGGCGCGTCCTGGTGCGCGGTATTGCCCCCAATCGTTGGTATATCCAACTCCCCAAATTTTTCCCCTTAAAGGATGCTAAAAAGTCTTCGCGCAAGACGATTGCCATTAGAGTGCCGCCCCCCAAAATCCCCAAGCCCTCTATTTCCTCACCCGGTCCCATCGTTTCTAAACCCGTTAAGTCAGGGGCAAAAGTCGTTGTTATTGACCCCGGTCATGGGGGCGCTGACCCAGGTGCAGTAGGCATTGGCGGGATACAGGAAAAACGAGTGGTCTTAGATGTCTCGACCCAAGTCCATAACCTCCTGCGAAAACGAGGGATTAATGCGGTCTTGACTCGCTCCGGCGATCGCGAAGTAGACTTACCCCCGCGAGTGGCCAAAGCTGAAGGGGCTCGTGCTGATGTGTTTGTCAGTATTCATGCCAATGCCATTAGCCTCAGCCGTCCTGATATCAACGGTTTAGAAACTTACTATTATGTGACGGGATACCGCTTGGCCCGTGCGATTCATACCAGCATTCGTCGAGCCGTCTCTGTCGGCGATCGTGGCATTCGCCAAGCCCGATTCTATGTCTTAAGAAAATCATCGATGCCAGCTGTCCTTGTAGAACTAGGATTTTTGACGGGTAGGACTGATGCAGCGAAATTGCGAACGGCAGCCCATCGCAAACGCTTGGCAGAGGCCATTGCCCAAGGAATTGTAAATTATCTCCAGGGGAAATAG
- a CDS encoding metallophosphoesterase, with translation MKFVSDPAVAVKIAKMKERVCWQHPYLQAREVDQTRLVVDDEQSDSLDFSFLVIGDSGTGQYRGDSPQRRVMEQLLAHGQGSSFVLHTGDVVYLVGSQEQYFDHFIHPYREWLINGERPQQIAYDQMVFKLPLFAVPGNHDYYDLPWCVGLIAQATLPIRNLFQRQLDLDLGWHGSNKGDAYAQAFLDYLHRFTMAELRQHVEAHYTAYFNGQRCLRYQPGAFTRLPNRYYQFRKGGIDFFALDSNTLNTPLPIPKDKTGRLRRRQLKADRQALINTRSRALAAALRQHESRSDDDATSDTYAKVEQLDEQILDIDKQLANGPDLSLDIEQLVWLKQRLIESWSNPEVRGRVLFFHHPPYVTEASKWYQGQTLAIRRHLRQVLDQVQQVVGDQAAGRPLVDLIINGHAHCLEVLKTGDTGHADSHINCVVCGGSGFSLRRQRPEGEDLWESVDGGAERCVARSQLFIGRHGQGSQKHRPYSGLRIDVQAGTPPKFILRPLIAERFQRQWHHYQLAPIHLSNGAD, from the coding sequence ATGAAGTTTGTTTCGGATCCAGCCGTCGCCGTCAAGATCGCCAAAATGAAGGAACGGGTGTGTTGGCAGCATCCTTACCTACAAGCTAGAGAGGTTGATCAAACCCGATTAGTGGTGGACGATGAGCAGTCGGACAGCCTCGATTTTTCCTTTTTGGTGATTGGGGATAGTGGCACCGGGCAATATCGCGGTGATAGTCCTCAGCGGCGTGTGATGGAGCAACTCTTAGCCCACGGGCAAGGCAGCAGCTTTGTACTCCATACGGGGGATGTTGTGTATCTCGTGGGGTCGCAAGAGCAATACTTTGATCATTTTATTCACCCTTATCGCGAGTGGCTGATCAATGGTGAGCGACCTCAACAGATTGCCTATGACCAAATGGTCTTTAAGTTGCCCCTGTTTGCAGTGCCCGGTAACCATGATTACTACGATCTGCCCTGGTGTGTGGGATTAATCGCTCAAGCCACTTTACCGATACGCAATCTCTTTCAGCGTCAGCTTGATCTCGATCTCGGCTGGCATGGCTCTAACAAAGGGGATGCCTATGCCCAAGCGTTTTTAGATTATCTCCATCGGTTCACAATGGCTGAATTACGCCAGCATGTAGAAGCCCATTACACCGCTTATTTTAATGGCCAGCGTTGCTTGCGCTATCAACCAGGAGCGTTTACTCGCTTACCCAACCGCTACTATCAATTTCGTAAAGGTGGGATTGATTTCTTTGCTCTGGACTCGAATACCTTGAATACCCCACTGCCCATTCCTAAAGATAAGACGGGCAGATTACGGCGACGACAATTGAAGGCAGACCGCCAAGCTCTGATCAATACTAGAAGTCGAGCCTTGGCAGCAGCTTTGCGCCAGCATGAGTCTCGCTCGGACGATGATGCGACCAGCGATACCTATGCCAAAGTTGAGCAATTAGACGAGCAAATTTTAGATATTGATAAGCAATTGGCCAATGGCCCCGACCTCAGCTTAGATATCGAACAGTTAGTGTGGCTGAAACAACGGCTGATTGAGTCTTGGTCTAACCCCGAGGTGCGAGGACGAGTCTTATTTTTTCATCACCCGCCCTATGTTACTGAGGCCAGTAAGTGGTATCAGGGCCAAACCCTTGCCATTCGCCGTCATTTGCGTCAGGTCTTAGATCAGGTCCAGCAGGTCGTGGGAGATCAGGCGGCTGGCCGCCCCCTCGTCGATTTGATCATTAACGGTCATGCCCATTGTCTAGAAGTTCTGAAAACCGGCGATACGGGCCATGCCGATTCCCATATCAATTGTGTGGTTTGTGGGGGCAGTGGATTTAGTCTACGGCGACAACGCCCTGAGGGAGAGGACTTATGGGAATCGGTGGATGGAGGTGCCGAGCGATGCGTGGCGCGATCGCAACTCTTTATCGGCAGACATGGGCAAGGTTCCCAAAAACACCGCCCCTATTCTGGTCTACGGATTGATGTGCAGGCCGGAACGCCCCCTAAATTTATCCTGCGTCCTCTGATTGCAGAACGCTTTCAACGACAGTGGCATCACTATCAACTCGCGCCGATTCATCTTTCGAATGGGGCAGACTAA
- a CDS encoding protein kinase domain-containing protein, with product MTVLKCQVSGRTLSLTKQIASSGEGTVWKTSYRGFLAKLYHERTPERFQKLRVMIAHPPQDPTLGQNHISLAWPKDLLESQQGEPMGFIMPEVGESVKLSTIYNPRLRSRKAPRFNWYYLHTAALNIASSMDAVHKEGYVVGDVKPQNILVNNQALVSIIDTDSFQVQDPHTREVFRCLVGSEGFTPSELLGKDLASVDQTEMHDRFRLGVIVFLLLFGDQPFKGKWIGRGESPQPTTLIEKGFWPYAPQSLIRPGPNTIPLSILHPQLQSCFHQCFTQGHGQPHLRPSADQWMTALQKAIASLKTCNLESNHHYSQSYGHCYWCDRSSRLGVDIFSPNPVIPKPAPKRRQQKKKKSPWATQPPSQANPALAAAYAQRMQQLQNMQIPNSGITRSILQMPLVQRTSWPPSISNSVLGVILCGFSFLGLGLLLAPELNPQTFSYWSKSLERAVDQWLISKLGTTFTGETLAQLPPSGQSTAAQTIVAPANGQKGHWDTITTLSISPDSSTLVSGSRDFTLKVWNLKTGQLLNTLSEHYEPVVSSHIMNDGQSLISSSISGKVLQWDLSTATLRRSFVNYTAMRPEGGIRTTVTDPKTRIMASSAWGGSILLYNLKTDKVTRIPSQLMASEQTMVLSPDAKSLVTSNSDGQIQQWNVQTGKLVRRLPNTEGWQSSELTSSIALGQQGKVLITGSWGGNIGLWNFQTGKLIKNFKAHEKMVASLVVSTDNQFLISGGEDQTIKIWSLKTGQLLKTLTDHQGSISTLAISPNNRWLVSGSSDRSIKVWNLKTGKLLRTLLNS from the coding sequence ATGACCGTTCTCAAATGCCAAGTTTCGGGTCGGACCCTATCCCTGACGAAGCAGATCGCCAGTAGCGGCGAGGGGACCGTCTGGAAAACTAGCTATCGGGGGTTTCTGGCCAAGCTCTATCACGAGCGCACGCCAGAGCGGTTTCAAAAATTACGGGTGATGATTGCCCATCCTCCCCAAGATCCGACCCTCGGGCAGAATCACATTTCTTTGGCTTGGCCGAAGGATTTGCTAGAGAGCCAGCAGGGCGAGCCCATGGGGTTCATCATGCCTGAAGTGGGGGAAAGCGTTAAATTATCCACCATCTATAACCCTCGACTCCGCAGTCGCAAAGCACCTCGGTTTAACTGGTATTACCTTCATACTGCAGCTCTCAATATCGCATCCAGTATGGATGCCGTGCATAAAGAGGGTTACGTCGTCGGAGATGTCAAACCGCAAAATATCTTGGTGAATAACCAAGCCTTGGTTTCTATTATCGATACGGATTCCTTTCAGGTACAAGACCCTCATACTCGCGAAGTGTTTCGATGTTTAGTAGGTTCAGAAGGCTTTACGCCTTCCGAATTATTAGGCAAGGATTTAGCGTCGGTTGACCAGACCGAAATGCATGATCGGTTCCGATTAGGGGTGATTGTTTTTCTCCTCCTCTTTGGCGATCAGCCGTTTAAAGGCAAGTGGATTGGCCGGGGAGAGTCGCCACAGCCCACCACATTGATTGAAAAAGGATTTTGGCCCTATGCGCCCCAAAGTTTGATTCGCCCCGGTCCCAACACGATACCGTTGTCGATTTTGCACCCGCAGCTGCAGTCCTGTTTTCATCAATGCTTTACCCAAGGCCATGGCCAACCCCATCTGCGTCCCTCTGCAGATCAATGGATGACCGCTCTGCAGAAGGCGATCGCGAGTCTCAAAACTTGCAATTTGGAGTCCAACCATCATTACAGCCAAAGTTATGGCCATTGTTACTGGTGCGATCGCAGCTCTCGCTTAGGGGTGGATATCTTTAGTCCTAACCCGGTGATTCCCAAGCCTGCCCCCAAACGTCGCCAGCAAAAGAAGAAGAAGAGCCCTTGGGCAACCCAACCTCCGAGCCAAGCCAACCCTGCTCTAGCAGCGGCCTATGCCCAACGGATGCAGCAGCTCCAGAATATGCAAATTCCTAATTCTGGAATCACCCGCTCTATTCTGCAAATGCCCTTAGTCCAGCGGACGAGTTGGCCACCGTCTATTTCCAATTCAGTCCTAGGGGTAATTTTATGTGGCTTTAGTTTTTTGGGATTAGGGTTACTCTTGGCCCCAGAACTGAACCCTCAAACCTTCAGCTATTGGTCAAAATCCCTGGAACGAGCTGTCGATCAGTGGCTAATCTCTAAACTCGGCACGACCTTTACGGGTGAAACCCTGGCTCAGCTCCCCCCTTCCGGTCAATCTACAGCTGCTCAGACCATTGTAGCCCCGGCTAACGGCCAAAAAGGCCATTGGGATACCATCACCACGTTATCGATTAGTCCCGATAGCAGCACCCTCGTCAGTGGTAGTCGGGACTTTACCCTCAAAGTCTGGAATTTAAAGACAGGGCAATTGCTCAACACCTTATCTGAGCACTACGAACCGGTGGTCTCTAGCCATATTATGAATGATGGCCAGTCCCTGATCAGCAGCAGCATTAGCGGTAAAGTCTTGCAGTGGGACTTATCCACGGCCACCTTGCGCCGCAGCTTTGTCAATTACACCGCCATGCGTCCTGAAGGCGGGATTCGCACCACCGTCACTGATCCCAAAACCCGCATTATGGCCAGCAGTGCCTGGGGTGGCTCGATTCTGCTCTACAACCTGAAAACGGATAAAGTCACCCGCATTCCCTCGCAATTAATGGCATCTGAACAAACCATGGTGCTGAGTCCGGACGCCAAAAGCCTGGTAACCAGCAACAGCGACGGCCAAATTCAACAGTGGAATGTACAGACGGGCAAATTAGTCAGACGCTTGCCCAATACCGAGGGTTGGCAGTCTTCCGAACTCACCAGTTCCATCGCCTTAGGTCAACAAGGTAAGGTTCTCATTACGGGCAGTTGGGGCGGGAATATTGGGTTATGGAATTTTCAAACCGGTAAGCTGATTAAGAACTTTAAGGCCCATGAGAAAATGGTGGCTTCATTAGTCGTGAGTACCGATAATCAATTTTTGATTAGCGGCGGAGAGGATCAGACCATCAAAATTTGGAGCCTCAAAACCGGCCAACTGCTCAAAACCCTGACGGATCACCAAGGCAGCATCTCGACCTTAGCCATTAGCCCCAATAACCGCTGGTTGGTCAGTGGGAGTAGCGACCGCAGTATCAAAGTATGGAATTTAAAGACAGGGAAACTACTGCGCACCCTGCTCAACTCATAG
- a CDS encoding IS1 family transposase (programmed frameshift) produces MQCPLCGHSKAHKHGKMPNMLQRYRCPECQQTFTERFDTLYYRRQVSPEQVRQVLQAHAEGSSLRGITRTSGLAYNTVVSLVRAASQRSQQLHNGQVQAVETEDVSADEMWSFVKKQKHCLPHELEMGDCWMAITLANTSGVILSCRVGKHTDSLLNELVTSTEGKTDCKDWNSDDWGGYERVLPWEIDHYIGKDRTQRLERTNGIIRQHSGRWHRRQNKFGKVWAQTKVTARLVVSYFNWIWTHSRLKTTAAQRADLASRAWHWDDILTYPTIV; encoded by the exons ATGCAATGCCCACTATGCGGTCATTCCAAAGCACACAAGCATGGCAAGATGCCCAACATGCTTCAACGATACCGTTGTCCTGAGTGCCAGCAGACCTTTACTGAACGCTTTGATACCCTTTACTATCGTCGTCAGGTGAGTCCAGAGCAGGTCCGACAAGTTCTCCAAGCCCATGCAGAAGGGAGTAGTCTTCGAGGTATCACTCGGACCAGTGGCCTGGCTTACAACACTGTAGTCTCTCTAGTAAGAGCTGCTAGCCAACGATCTCAGCAACTCCATAATGGCCAAGTGCAAGCCGTTGAAACGGAGGATGTCAGTGCAGATGAAATGTGGTCCTTTGTG AAAAAGCAAAAACACTGTCTTCCCCATGAGCTAGAGATGGGTGATTGTTGGATGGCGATTACCTTGGCAAACACAAGCGGCGTGATCCTCTCGTGTCGTGTGGGCAAGCACACCGATTCATTATTGAATGAACTGGTGACTAGCACTGAAGGTAAGACCGATTGCAAGGACTGGAATAGCGACGATTGGGGGGGGTACGAAAGAGTGTTGCCTTGGGAGATTGACCATTACATTGGCAAGGACAGAACTCAACGACTCGAACGCACCAATGGCATTATTCGACAGCACAGTGGTCGATGGCATCGACGCCAGAACAAATTTGGCAAAGTGTGGGCGCAAACCAAAGTCACTGCTCGATTAGTGGTCAGCTATTTCAATTGGATTTGGACACACAGTCGGCTTAAAACAACGGCGGCACAACGTGCTGATCTAGCCTCGCGAGCTTGGCATTGGGATGACATACTCACCTACCCCACAATTGTTTGA
- a CDS encoding transposase: MAADEGRFGRLGQVRRAWCAPGIRPESGQQLVREYLYGYVAVAPALGKMSALVLPFSNTQMMNLFLAQVADEFSDYFVVMQVDGASYHTGKKLVIPDNIRLIVQPPRSPQLNAVEHIWEEVKEKHFYNQVFDSLDEVSDTLCKGLKELMDLPDRLTSMTNWSCIKQLWGR, encoded by the coding sequence ATGGCAGCAGACGAAGGGCGCTTTGGTCGTCTAGGGCAAGTAAGAAGAGCTTGGTGTGCTCCTGGAATTCGACCCGAAAGTGGGCAGCAGCTTGTCCGTGAATATCTCTATGGCTATGTTGCTGTTGCTCCTGCGTTAGGAAAGATGAGTGCTTTAGTCTTACCCTTTTCCAATACTCAGATGATGAACTTATTCCTAGCACAAGTGGCGGATGAATTTTCAGACTATTTTGTGGTGATGCAGGTCGATGGAGCGTCTTACCACACCGGAAAGAAGCTCGTCATTCCAGACAATATACGCTTGATTGTTCAGCCTCCTCGAAGTCCACAACTCAATGCTGTAGAGCATATCTGGGAGGAGGTGAAAGAAAAGCACTTCTACAATCAGGTTTTTGATTCTTTAGATGAGGTATCCGATACCTTGTGCAAGGGACTCAAAGAACTCATGGATTTACCCGATAGGCTGACTTCTATGACCAATTGGTCGTGCATCAAACAATTGTGGGGTAGGTGA
- a CDS encoding sugar phosphate nucleotidyltransferase yields the protein MKAMILAAGKGTRVRPITFTIPKPMIPIMQKPVMEFLVDLLRQHGFDEIMVNVSHLADEIESYFRDGQGFGVDIAYSFEGRIEDGMLIGDAVGSAGGMRRIQDFSPFFDDTFIVLCGDALIDLDLKAAVEWHRQKGSIATIVMKTVDPNDVSSYGVVVTDEEGRVQSFQEKPTIDEALSNTINTGIYIFEPAILDLIPSGEEFDIGGDLFPKLVSMNLPFYGVAMDFQWVDIGKVPDYWHAIRSVLMGEVKNVAIPGHEVKPSVYTGLNVDINWDKVDIQGPVYIGGMTRIDEGVKIIGPTMIGPNCHICSGATVDNSVIFEYSRLGPEANLVDKLVFGRYCVDKTGVSLDVRTAALDWLITDVRQNSHGPTPVMI from the coding sequence ATGAAAGCAATGATTTTGGCGGCGGGTAAAGGTACTCGCGTTCGCCCGATAACTTTCACGATTCCCAAACCCATGATTCCGATCATGCAGAAACCTGTGATGGAGTTTTTAGTCGATCTTCTCCGACAACATGGTTTTGATGAAATCATGGTGAACGTTAGCCACTTGGCAGATGAAATCGAAAGCTATTTTAGAGATGGTCAGGGATTTGGGGTAGATATTGCTTACTCTTTTGAAGGTCGAATTGAAGACGGCATGCTCATCGGAGATGCCGTTGGTTCAGCAGGAGGGATGCGGCGGATTCAAGATTTTTCTCCATTTTTTGACGATACATTTATTGTGCTATGTGGCGATGCCCTGATTGATTTGGACTTAAAAGCTGCAGTGGAATGGCACCGGCAAAAAGGCTCCATTGCCACTATCGTCATGAAAACAGTCGATCCAAATGATGTCTCTAGTTATGGTGTTGTAGTCACGGATGAAGAGGGCCGCGTGCAATCTTTTCAAGAAAAACCCACAATTGATGAAGCCCTTAGCAATACCATCAATACAGGTATCTATATTTTTGAGCCTGCAATTCTAGACCTTATTCCATCTGGAGAAGAGTTTGATATTGGGGGTGATCTCTTTCCCAAACTAGTGTCTATGAATTTACCTTTTTATGGCGTTGCGATGGATTTCCAATGGGTGGATATTGGCAAGGTTCCTGATTATTGGCATGCCATTCGTAGCGTATTGATGGGCGAGGTCAAGAATGTAGCTATCCCTGGTCATGAAGTGAAACCCAGTGTTTATACTGGCCTGAATGTTGATATCAACTGGGATAAGGTTGATATTCAAGGTCCGGTGTACATTGGTGGCATGACTCGCATTGATGAAGGCGTGAAAATTATTGGCCCAACCATGATTGGACCCAACTGCCATATTTGTAGTGGTGCAACAGTAGACAACAGCGTGATCTTCGAATATTCTCGTCTGGGCCCTGAAGCCAATCTAGTCGATAAGCTGGTGTTCGGTCGCTATTGTGTGGATAAAACAGGGGTGTCCTTGGATGTTCGCACAGCAGCTTTGGATTGGCTGATTACGGATGTTCGGCAAAATTCTCATGGCCCCACACCAGTGATGATCTAA
- a CDS encoding VWA domain-containing protein, translating to MIGQPEFVENPENRCPVILLVDTSSSMSGAPMDALNSGLDAFKEAVIQDEQAALRVDVAIVSFGPVELVQDFVTIDQFVPLQLEAHGLTPMGEALSYALDLLENRKATYRNNGIQYYRPWVFLITDGAPNPDSPWQQASERLKSAEAQRKLSFFAVGVQGADMAILNQISPPERPPLMLNGLDFRSMFLWLSDSMVRVSSSTVGGDMVALPPVGWGQIAT from the coding sequence ATGATTGGACAACCAGAATTCGTTGAAAACCCTGAGAATCGTTGCCCCGTTATTTTATTGGTGGATACCTCTAGCTCCATGAGCGGTGCCCCCATGGATGCTTTGAATAGTGGCTTAGATGCTTTCAAAGAAGCGGTCATTCAGGATGAGCAAGCCGCATTGCGGGTTGACGTCGCCATTGTCAGTTTTGGACCTGTAGAACTTGTTCAAGATTTTGTGACCATTGACCAATTTGTACCGCTACAACTGGAAGCTCACGGTCTAACGCCTATGGGTGAGGCTCTAAGTTATGCCTTGGATTTACTAGAAAATCGCAAAGCCACCTATCGCAACAATGGCATTCAATATTATCGACCTTGGGTTTTCTTGATTACTGACGGTGCCCCCAATCCTGACTCTCCTTGGCAGCAAGCTTCTGAACGCCTTAAGAGCGCTGAAGCCCAGCGAAAGTTATCTTTCTTTGCCGTGGGTGTCCAGGGTGCAGATATGGCCATCTTGAACCAAATTTCGCCTCCTGAGCGCCCACCCTTAATGCTAAACGGGCTAGATTTTCGGTCCATGTTTCTCTGGTTAAGTGACTCTATGGTGCGTGTGTCTAGCAGCACCGTAGGCGGAGATATGGTTGCTTTACCCCCCGTTGGTTGGGGACAAATCGCAACTTAA
- a CDS encoding PP2C family serine/threonine-protein phosphatase, with protein sequence MAWRAIVHSAIGTRHRQKQLPCQDYGNYLVQADTVIGVVSDGAGSAKFSDIGSKLAVKTALAMLEEREEHWSSVDLETINADAQILFTEMVEAVVTALRSQAESGEYPLRELGCTLLGFIATPNWLACMQIGDGFIVTQAQQTAPNLSETEPIPSFDLLFEPVKGEYINETVFVTSDNAVEHMQIAVRADHHPFVCAATDGLEKVAIRFQDWQAFPPFFKPFFECLRSISDPEERQTYVETFLESDRLNAKTDDDKTLLLCLFRPEDDG encoded by the coding sequence GTGGCCTGGAGAGCAATCGTTCATTCTGCAATTGGAACTCGTCATCGACAGAAACAATTGCCTTGCCAAGATTATGGCAATTATCTTGTGCAAGCGGACACCGTCATTGGTGTCGTTTCTGATGGCGCCGGCAGTGCCAAATTCTCAGATATTGGGTCTAAGCTAGCCGTCAAAACAGCGTTGGCCATGCTAGAGGAGAGAGAAGAACACTGGTCATCCGTTGACTTAGAAACCATTAACGCTGACGCTCAAATTCTCTTCACAGAGATGGTTGAAGCGGTTGTTACTGCCTTGCGATCGCAAGCCGAGAGTGGTGAGTATCCTTTGCGAGAGCTAGGATGTACATTATTAGGCTTTATTGCGACCCCCAACTGGCTGGCCTGTATGCAGATTGGCGATGGCTTTATTGTCACCCAAGCCCAGCAAACAGCCCCCAACCTCTCTGAAACTGAACCCATACCTTCCTTTGACCTCCTCTTTGAGCCGGTTAAAGGCGAATACATTAACGAAACAGTGTTTGTCACTAGCGATAATGCGGTAGAGCATATGCAAATTGCTGTGCGTGCGGATCATCATCCCTTTGTCTGTGCAGCCACGGATGGTCTTGAAAAAGTAGCGATTCGATTTCAGGATTGGCAAGCATTCCCGCCTTTCTTCAAGCCGTTCTTTGAATGTTTACGGTCGATTTCCGATCCTGAAGAACGTCAAACCTATGTAGAAACCTTCTTAGAATCAGATCGATTAAATGCCAAGACGGACGACGATAAGACGCTGCTGCTTTGTCTATTTAGGCCAGAGGATGACGGATGA
- a CDS encoding LexA family transcriptional regulator, which yields MLICSVHAVSWADSLCLPCLAAPISAGFPSTADDHLQNNLNLQEALIPRPAATFLMRVQGDSMEGCGIFSGDLLVVDRSLTPVDGAVVIAVLNGEFTVKQLRLSQKTILLAAANSDYTPIVVKAGMEFQVWGVVTYVVHGLQV from the coding sequence ATGCTCATTTGCTCAGTTCATGCTGTCTCTTGGGCAGATTCTCTCTGTCTGCCTTGTCTTGCTGCTCCCATTTCAGCCGGATTTCCTTCTACAGCTGATGACCATTTGCAGAACAATTTGAATTTGCAAGAAGCACTCATTCCTCGTCCAGCCGCGACTTTCCTGATGCGCGTTCAAGGGGATTCGATGGAAGGCTGCGGAATCTTCTCGGGGGATTTATTGGTTGTGGATCGCTCACTGACACCAGTCGATGGGGCCGTGGTGATTGCTGTCTTAAACGGAGAATTTACAGTCAAGCAGCTACGGTTATCGCAAAAAACAATCTTATTGGCCGCAGCCAATTCAGACTATACGCCCATCGTTGTCAAAGCCGGGATGGAATTCCAGGTGTGGGGTGTGGTTACCTATGTGGTTCATGGGTTGCAGGTTTGA
- a CDS encoding rhomboid family intramembrane serine protease, with protein sequence MVPLRDENPTQITPYVTYGLIVLNLLIFGYELSLPPGQLSLFLQHWAVVPIELTASFSGFSAVDAGEWGTLITSQFLHGGFLHVAGNMLYLWIFGNNVEEQLGRMRFLLFYLACGALAVLTQWFFNPLSVVPSLGASGAIAGVMGAYIFRFPQVRILTLVPLGIFLTTFRVPAILYLGFWFVQQAFYGVASLDAPVTVGMEAGGIAYWAHAGGFIFGAILGPILGLFSKSDNALLSSED encoded by the coding sequence ATGGTTCCTCTTCGCGATGAAAATCCAACTCAAATCACGCCCTATGTGACCTATGGTCTGATTGTTCTCAATCTGTTGATATTTGGCTATGAATTAAGTTTGCCTCCGGGACAACTGAGCCTCTTTCTCCAGCATTGGGCGGTTGTTCCCATTGAGCTCACCGCGAGCTTTAGCGGTTTCTCCGCCGTGGATGCCGGAGAGTGGGGCACCTTAATCACCTCCCAGTTTCTCCACGGCGGTTTTTTGCATGTGGCAGGCAACATGCTCTACCTGTGGATCTTTGGCAATAATGTAGAAGAGCAGCTGGGTCGGATGCGATTTCTCTTGTTTTATTTAGCCTGTGGGGCTTTGGCGGTTCTGACCCAATGGTTTTTTAATCCCCTTTCAGTGGTGCCATCCTTAGGGGCCAGCGGTGCGATCGCCGGAGTGATGGGGGCTTATATCTTCCGCTTCCCTCAAGTCAGAATCCTGACCCTGGTGCCCTTAGGTATTTTTCTGACCACTTTTAGAGTTCCTGCAATTCTCTACCTGGGATTTTGGTTTGTGCAGCAAGCCTTTTATGGAGTAGCTAGTTTAGACGCCCCCGTTACCGTCGGCATGGAAGCGGGTGGGATTGCCTATTGGGCCCATGCCGGTGGATTTATATTTGGCGCGATTCTGGGGCCGATCCTAGGGTTATTCAGCAAATCGGACAACGCCCTGCTCTCTTCTGAAGATTAG